One window of Phycisphaeraceae bacterium genomic DNA carries:
- the rpsD gene encoding 30S ribosomal protein S4 has product MARYTGPKLKLSRRVGTPIVDTPKHTSKRQLQANGMHGFRGRRLRDYGVRLNEKQKVKFHYCVQEAQFRRILAEASRRPGNTGDLLMQLLERRLDNVVRRAGLARTIWAARQMVVHGHVRVNGKKVDRPSYVVRVGDVITLKEKAQKLGKEAMESLAGLEVAGWIEFNPSEMTVKVVAMPTTDQIPFDVNANLIVEFYR; this is encoded by the coding sequence ATGGCCCGTTATACCGGTCCCAAGCTCAAGTTGTCTCGTCGCGTCGGCACCCCGATCGTCGACACCCCCAAGCACACCTCGAAGCGCCAGTTGCAAGCCAACGGCATGCACGGCTTCCGCGGCCGGCGCCTGCGCGACTACGGCGTCCGCCTGAACGAGAAGCAAAAGGTCAAGTTCCACTACTGCGTGCAGGAAGCCCAGTTCCGGCGCATTCTCGCGGAAGCGAGCCGTCGCCCGGGCAACACCGGCGACCTGCTCATGCAACTCCTCGAGCGTCGCCTCGACAACGTCGTGCGTCGTGCGGGCCTTGCGCGGACGATCTGGGCGGCACGCCAGATGGTCGTTCACGGACACGTCCGCGTCAACGGCAAGAAGGTCGACCGTCCGTCATACGTCGTGCGCGTCGGCGACGTGATCACCCTGAAGGAGAAGGCCCAGAAGCTCGGCAAGGAGGCGATGGAGTCGCTCGCCGGGCTCGAAGTCGCCGGCTGGATCGAGTTCAATCCGTCGGAGATGACGGTCAAGGTTGTCGCGATGCCGACAACGGACCAGATCCCCTTCGATGTGAACGCGAACCTTATCGTCGAGTTCTACCGCTAA